In Schaalia sp. JY-X169, the following are encoded in one genomic region:
- the argH gene encoding argininosuccinate lyase translates to MADEQKTKSDGATESASLWGGRFRSGPSPELARLSLSTHFDWRLASDDIAGSKAHARALAEVGLLTETQLRDMLAALDVLLDDVLAGDFLPTIEDEDVHTALERGLMERAGAELGGRLRAGRSRNDQIAALTRRYLRRQARHIGALTLSLVDALIEQAQAAGDAIMPGRTHMQHAQPVLVAHQLLAHTWPLVRDVQRLEDWDKRAAASPYGAGALAGNTLGLDAQQIAGQLGFDRVENNSIDATASRDVMAELAFVFAMIGINLSRISEEIIIWNTHEFGYVRLDDAYSTGSSIMPQKKNPDIAELARGKAGRMIGDLTGLLATLKGLPLAYNRDLQEDKEPLFDQIDTLDALLPAFFGMIATMKLNYARMEEEAPQGFSLATDIAEWLVREGVPFRVAHEVAGAAVTYCEDRQIELGDLTEDDLPNIDPHLSPDVLGVLTTAGSVRARSGAGGTAPVRVREQIGELREQTVAAARWCES, encoded by the coding sequence ATGGCTGACGAACAGAAAACTAAGAGTGATGGCGCGACCGAGTCCGCATCGTTGTGGGGGGGCCGGTTCCGCTCAGGTCCTTCTCCGGAGCTGGCGCGGCTCAGCCTCTCGACCCACTTCGACTGGCGCCTCGCCTCGGACGACATCGCGGGGTCCAAGGCACATGCGCGCGCCCTTGCTGAGGTGGGGCTCCTTACCGAAACGCAGTTGCGTGACATGCTGGCCGCGCTTGACGTGCTGCTTGACGACGTGTTGGCGGGGGACTTCCTTCCGACAATTGAGGACGAGGACGTGCATACCGCCCTCGAACGTGGACTTATGGAGCGCGCGGGGGCTGAGCTTGGCGGGCGGCTACGCGCCGGGCGTTCCCGCAACGACCAGATTGCGGCGCTAACCCGGCGTTACCTGCGGCGCCAGGCGCGCCATATCGGGGCTTTGACGCTCTCCCTTGTTGACGCCCTGATTGAGCAAGCCCAGGCCGCGGGGGATGCAATCATGCCAGGGCGTACCCACATGCAGCACGCGCAACCGGTTCTTGTGGCGCACCAACTGCTTGCGCATACGTGGCCGCTAGTGCGGGATGTGCAGCGCTTAGAGGACTGGGATAAGAGGGCTGCTGCTTCGCCGTATGGTGCTGGTGCTCTGGCGGGAAACACCCTTGGGCTGGATGCGCAGCAGATTGCAGGACAGTTGGGGTTCGACAGGGTTGAGAACAACTCAATTGACGCGACGGCCTCGCGCGATGTGATGGCCGAGCTTGCCTTTGTATTTGCGATGATCGGGATAAACCTCAGCCGCATCTCTGAAGAGATCATTATCTGGAACACCCATGAGTTCGGTTACGTTCGTCTTGATGACGCGTACTCCACTGGCTCTTCGATCATGCCGCAGAAGAAGAACCCGGATATTGCAGAGTTGGCGCGCGGCAAGGCTGGGCGGATGATCGGCGACCTGACCGGGTTGCTCGCAACCTTGAAGGGGTTGCCGTTGGCGTACAACCGGGACCTACAGGAGGATAAGGAGCCACTTTTTGATCAGATCGACACTCTTGATGCGTTGCTTCCCGCATTTTTCGGAATGATCGCAACCATGAAACTCAACTATGCGCGCATGGAGGAAGAGGCGCCGCAGGGTTTCTCGCTTGCGACCGACATCGCGGAATGGCTGGTTCGCGAAGGTGTTCCGTTCCGGGTTGCGCATGAGGTTGCGGGGGCGGCTGTTACTTACTGTGAGGATAGGCAGATTGAGCTTGGCGACCTGACAGAAGACGATTTGCCGAACATTGACCCACATTTGAGCCCCGACGTCCTCGGGGTTCTCACGACTGCTGGTTCAGTGCGTGCCCGCAGTGGGGCTGGCGGAACTGCTCCGGTGCGGGTGCGTGAACAGATTGGGGAGCTACGGGAGCAAACCGTCGCGGCCGCGAGGTGGTGCGAGAGTTAG
- the tyrS gene encoding tyrosine--tRNA ligase, whose protein sequence is MSDLIEELRWRGLVAQHTDEESLSAAFEDGPVTFYCGFDPTAPSLHHGHLVQLILMRHLQNAGHRPLALVGGATGLIGDPRDVGERSMNDTEVVEEWASRLRSQIERFLDFDTEENPARMVNNLDWTADVSAIGLLRDIGKYFRLGTMLSKDVVARRLKSDEGISYTEFSYQILQANDFLQLLRRYGCTLQTGGNDQWGNLIGGMELIRKVEGKNVHVLTTPVITKADGTKFGKSEGGAIWLDPKMMSPYDFYQFWLQTADEDVVRMLKAFTFLPREEIEALEVATEEQPHARAAQKALAAEVTRFVHGEDELTRVMAATDALWGRGDLWEVDAATLASAIQDLPQTTVVPGETTVLDALLGSGLESGRQAALRTVKGNGLSINNVKVTDPDRVLSDEDLLAGGVVLLRKGRKTLAAGRVDG, encoded by the coding sequence GTGAGCGACCTCATCGAAGAACTCCGCTGGCGCGGACTGGTTGCACAACACACGGACGAAGAGAGTTTGTCCGCGGCGTTCGAGGACGGTCCTGTCACTTTCTATTGTGGTTTCGACCCAACCGCACCCTCCTTACACCACGGTCACCTGGTGCAGCTGATCTTGATGCGGCACCTGCAGAATGCTGGGCACAGGCCACTCGCCCTCGTCGGAGGGGCTACCGGATTGATCGGTGACCCCCGCGATGTTGGGGAAAGATCCATGAATGACACCGAAGTGGTGGAAGAGTGGGCAAGCCGCCTCCGCAGTCAGATTGAGCGGTTCCTCGACTTTGATACTGAGGAAAACCCGGCTCGGATGGTCAACAACTTGGACTGGACTGCTGACGTGTCGGCAATTGGTCTTCTGCGTGACATTGGCAAGTACTTCCGTTTGGGAACGATGCTCTCCAAAGATGTGGTTGCACGCAGGCTCAAATCGGATGAGGGGATTTCGTACACGGAGTTTTCTTACCAGATTCTTCAGGCCAACGACTTCCTTCAGTTGTTGCGCCGCTACGGCTGCACGCTGCAAACCGGGGGCAATGACCAGTGGGGCAACCTGATTGGCGGGATGGAGCTGATCCGCAAGGTAGAGGGCAAGAATGTTCATGTCCTGACCACACCGGTCATCACGAAGGCGGATGGAACCAAGTTCGGTAAGTCTGAGGGCGGGGCGATCTGGCTCGACCCGAAGATGATGAGCCCGTACGACTTCTACCAGTTCTGGCTACAGACTGCGGATGAGGACGTCGTGCGAATGCTCAAGGCATTCACTTTCCTGCCGCGCGAAGAGATTGAGGCGCTGGAAGTCGCGACTGAGGAGCAGCCTCACGCGCGCGCTGCACAGAAGGCCCTCGCGGCTGAGGTAACACGCTTTGTTCACGGCGAAGATGAACTGACACGTGTCATGGCGGCAACAGATGCGCTTTGGGGGCGTGGTGATCTGTGGGAGGTTGACGCGGCTACCCTGGCCTCCGCGATCCAAGATCTTCCCCAGACGACGGTTGTTCCCGGCGAAACCACGGTTCTCGATGCTCTGCTTGGCTCCGGTCTAGAGAGTGGTCGCCAGGCCGCCCTGCGCACGGTCAAGGGGAATGGTCTGTCAATCAACAACGTCAAGGTCACCGACCCAGACCGAGTCCTGTCGGATGAGGATCTGCTGGCCGGCGGTGTGGTGCTGCTCCGGAAGGGCAGAAAAACCTTGGCCGCTGGGCGTGTTGACGGCTAG